In Molothrus ater isolate BHLD 08-10-18 breed brown headed cowbird chromosome 19, BPBGC_Mater_1.1, whole genome shotgun sequence, a single genomic region encodes these proteins:
- the CACNG5 gene encoding voltage-dependent calcium channel gamma-5 subunit — MLLAMSACSRKALTLLSSVFAVCGLGLLGISVSTDYWLYLEEGIVQPQNQTAEIKLSLHSGLWRVCFLAGEERGRCFTIEYVMPMNIQLTSESTINVLKMIRSATPFPLVSLFFMFIGFILSNIGHIRPHRTILAFVSGIFFILSGLSLVVGLVLYISSINDEMLNRTKDSESFFNYKYGWSFAFSAISFLLTESAGVMSVYLFMKRYTAEDLYRPHPSFYRPRLSNCSDYSGQFLHPDAWARGRSPSDISSEASLQMNSNYPALLKCPDYDQMSSSPC, encoded by the exons ATGCTGTTGGCGATGAGCGCCTGCAGCAGGAAGGCGCTGACCCTGCTCAGCTCAGTGTTCGCCGTCTGCGGCCTCGGCCTCCTGGGCATCTCCGTCAGCACCGACTACTGGCTCTACCTGGAGGAGGGCATCGTCCAGCCCCAAAACCAGACAGCTGAGATCAAGCTCTCActgcactcagggctctggagggTCTGCTTTCTGGCAG GTGAGGAGCGTGGCCGGTGCTTCACCATCGAATACGTCATGCCCATGAACATCCAGCTGACCTCTGAATCCACAATCAACGTCCTGA AGATGATCCGCTCTGCCACCCCCTTCCCTCTGGTCAGCCTCTTCTTCATGTTCATCGGCTTCATCCTGAGCAACATCGGCCACATCCGGCCCCACAGGACCATCCTCGCCTTCGTCTCGGGGATATTCTTCATCCTCTCAG GTCTGTCACTGGTGGTGGGGCTGGTCCTCTACATATCCAGCATTAATGATGAGATGCTCAACAGGACCAAGGACTCGGAGTCGTTCTTCAATTACAAATATGGGTGGTCCTTTGCCTTCTCTGCCATCTCATTCCTTCTCACAGAG AGCGCCGGGGTGATGTCCGTGTACCTGTTCATGAAGCGCTACACGGCCGAGGACCTCTACAGACCCCACCCCAGCTTCTACCGGCCCCGCCTGAGCAACTGCTCCGACTACTCGGGGCAGTTCCTGCACCCCGACGCGTGGGCGCGGGGCCGCAGCCCCTCGGACATCTCCAGCGAGGCGTCCCTGCAGATGAACAGCAACTACCCAGCCCTGCTCAAGTGCCCTGACTATGACCAGATGTCCTCGTCCCCGTGCTga